The following are encoded together in the Scomber japonicus isolate fScoJap1 chromosome 20, fScoJap1.pri, whole genome shotgun sequence genome:
- the LOC128381614 gene encoding microfibril-associated glycoprotein 4-like, which yields MDSDGGGWTVFQRRMDGSVNFYRPWDHYKKGFGSAAGEYWLGLESLFHLTLRKKFELLVDMEDFSGNKVFARYSSFSIDPESHGYRLHVSGFTDGGAGDALNHHNGQKFSTFDKDQDSNGGNCARLLLGAFWYGNCHNTNPNGVYRWGADATIHAVGVSWYHWKGFEYSLKTISMKIRPVQ from the exons ATGGACTCAGATGGAGGAGGCTGGACG gtgttccagaggaggatGGACGGCTCGGTGAACTTCTACAGGCCCTGGGATCACTACAAGAAGGGCTTTGGTAGCGCTGCTGGAGAGTACTGGCTGG gcctgGAGAGTCTCTTCCATCTGACTCTGAGGAAAAAGTTTGAGCTGCTGGTCGACATGGAGGACTTCAGTGGGAACAAAGTGTTTGCTCGTTACTCCTCGTTCTCCATCGACCCAGAGTCCCACGGATACAGACTGCATGTGTCTGGATtcactgatggaggagcag gAGACGCCCTGAATCATCACAACGGACAGAAGTTCTCCACCTTCGACAAAGACCAGGACTCCAATGGCGGTAACTGTGCAAGACTGCTCCTGGGGGCGTTCTGGTACGGTAACTGTCACAATACAAACCCTAACGGCGTTTATCGCTGGGGGGCTGATGCCACTATCCATGCTGTAGGAGTGTCATGGTACCACTGGAAGGGTTTTGAATACTCCCTGAAGACCATTAGCATGAAGATTCGTCCTGTGCAGTAA
- the LOC128381610 gene encoding microfibril-associated glycoprotein 4-like: MMKLVSVFLLLLAPVLTCCLPLVLPLDCSDIHNNDNSQLSGVYTIYPIGATSAVQVYCDMDSDGGGWTVFQRRMDGSVNFYRPWDHYKKGFGSAAGEYWLGLESLFHLTLRKKVELRVDMEDFSGNKVFARYSSFSIDPESHGYRLHVSGFTNGGAGDALSYHNGQKFTTFDKEHDTYSSANCARFRLGAFWYKGCHYANPNGVYRWGDDGTVNSVGVEWVQWKGRNYSLKTISMKIRPVQ, encoded by the exons ATGATGAAG ctggtttcagtcttcctcctcctcctggctccAGTGTTGACCTGCTGCTTACCTCTCGTCCTCCCGCTGGACTGCAGTGACATCCATAACAATGACAACAGCCAACTCAGTGGAGTGTACACCATCTATCCCATCGGAGCCACGTCTGCTGTCCAG gtgtactgTGACATGGACTCAGATGGAGGAGGCTGGACG gtgttccagaggaggatGGACGGCTCTGTGAACTTCTACAGGCCCTGGGATCACTACAAGAAGGGCTTTGGTAGCGCTGCTGGAGAGTACTGGCTGG gcctgGAGAGTCTCTTCCATCTGACTCTGAGGAAAAAGGTCGAGCTTCGTGTCGACATGGAGGACTTCAGTGGGAACAAAGTGTTTGCTCGTTACTCCTCGTTCTCCATCGACCCAGAGTCCCACGGATACAGACTGCATGTGTCTGGATTCACTAATGGAGGAGCAG gAGACGCCCTGAGTTATCACAACGGACAGAAGTTCACCACCTTCGACAAAGAACATGACACCTACAGCAGCGCTAACTGTGCCAGATTCAGGCTGGGGGCGTTCTGGTACAAAGGCTGTCACTATGCAAACCCCAACGGGGTTTATCGCTGGGGGGATGATGGCACTGTCAATTCTGTAGGAGTGGAGTGGGTCCAATGGAAGGGCAGGAACTACTCCCTGAAGACCATCAGCATGAAGATTCGTCCTGTGCAGTAA